From Mya arenaria isolate MELC-2E11 chromosome 12, ASM2691426v1, the proteins below share one genomic window:
- the LOC128212489 gene encoding uncharacterized protein LOC128212489, whose amino-acid sequence MTAHTRTVLALFLLANSAVSQFHDMFGMGGGGGLDLFGYPPDPFGGGIGAGADVYPANPPTAVAAPEPAAADAQMTLADEQMAEAMSEMPKNSPERQRIDRLIQMSGGQLKGEAASLQYLVDEYLQVTPGPEPAPETAAPPKTPAKGRRQRNRQQGHRGKGGRRQGGGAAQGGTGQGLVGQAGVGQGVAGQAGAGDQGQWDQYGQMAGGAAQGGTGQGMIGQTGVGQGAAGGQGQWDQYGQMAGGAAQGGAGNGLVGQTGVGQGAAGGQGQWDQYGQMAGGAAQGGAGKGLVGQTGVDQGAAGGQGQWDQYIQMAGGAAQGGTGQGAAGVTGAGGQGQWDQYGQMAQQQQVGAETAAAPGGPWGQAALKAWYSQHNLNAAPQGNQGTGQQGVAAQPPWQQQQQTKQPGAGAAAKSAQNEWGWQQQGQGSPNPSYTNTIGAQQTTQQGQWGQEPAAAAAAAAPAWNQPPIVKGPPPTKQQWNQATGTKTQNWNAPQTQGNQQQWSTPPPQYQQQQQQQQPTQYQQQQSAQYQQQQQQPTQQPTQQYQQWTPSQQTQQQWGTQQQPQQKPPQQQWGQQQEPPQQPPKQQWGPPGQQQPMQYQQTPPKNQWQQQPQPTAGGPQPAPQQQQQWSPPDQTGNQWQQQPQTVYTPQQVPPNNIGQSTPKQQQPQTAYTPQQIPPSYFGGQAPPKQQQPPNAYTPQEIPPSNYGQTPPEQPPPQQPAQPYVQPTQSSTRSAKKGPAAERLQRIQAKISSVKQQITVALQNPGSVSPDKLKALQDQVNSLKGVRDILTGKARSPSSLKTIQGSTISARAQKPAPPQQQQPPYQQQQQPPYQQGPKRQFRQMRQAPTPPAQQSLSNSKAIHHSMAVLTRPNPRPTASVIPAGRVGRPQPRHNVLHRRRGELVGQRSQHPLGRQRNRNRMFARPQPAVGKVISPKIMETLYKGGGPNTGSTPAPMEGDVRMLNGKQYKFTDADGYDVFQWVVYTGPPPTQAPPAPTTQVQPQAQGQEAAQQGQGQEIAPHGQEAGLQGQGQEAAQQGQEVAQQGQEAVPQGQEAGQQGQGQEAAQQGQGHPQEQVPP is encoded by the coding sequence ATGACAGCGCACACAAGGACGGTTCTGGCGTTGTTCCTGCTGGCCAACAGCGCCGTAAGCCAGTTCCATGACATGTTTGGAATGGGAGGTGGCGGCGGATTGGACTTATTCGGGTACCCCCCAGACCCGTTTGGCGGAGGCATTGGGGCGGGAGCGGATGTCTACCCTGCCAACCCGCCAACTGCCGTGGCCGCGCCGGAACCAGCAGCCGCAGACGCCCAAATGACTCTCGCGGATGAACAGATGGCGGAGGCTATGTCGGAAATGCCGAAAAACAGCCCAGAACGGCAACGTATTGACAGACTTATACAAATGTCGGGCGGTCAACTGAAGGGAGAGGCAGCTAGTCTGCAGTATCTGGTGGATGAATACTTGCAAGTGACTCCCGGGCCTGAGCCAGCCCCGGAAACAGCTGCCCCTCCAAAAACCCCTGCAAAGGGTCGACGACAGCGAAACAGACAACAGGGGCATCGCGGGAAGGGTGGAAGGAGGCAAGGCGGTGGCGCTGCTCAGGGTGGAACGGGTCAGGGCTTGGTTGGCCAAGCCGGTGTTGGTCAAGGTGTTGCTGGTCAAGCTGGTGCTGGTGACCAAGGCCAGTGGGATCAATATGGACAGATGGCCGGTGGCGCTGCTCAGGGTGGTACTGGTCAGGGCATGATCGGCCAAACCGGTGTTGGTCAAGGTGCTGCTGGTGGTCAGGGACAGTGGGATCAATATGGACAGATGGCCGGTGGTGCAGCTCAGGGCGGAGCGGGTAATGGCTTGGTCGGCCAAACCGGTGTTGGTCAAGGTGCTGCTGGTGGTCAGGGACAGTGGGATCAATATGGACAGATGGCCGGTGGTGCAGCTCAGGGCGGAGCGGGTAAGGGCTTGGTCGGCCAAACCGGTGTTGATCAAGGTGCTGCTGGTGGTCAGGGACAGTGGGATCAATATATACAGATGGCCGGTGGCGCAGCTCAGGGCGGAACGGGTCAAGGTGCTGCCGGTGTAACTGGTGCTGGAGGTCAGGGCCAATGGGATCAATATGGACAGATGGCCCAACAGCAGCAGGTTGGTGCTGAAACTGCAGCCGCACCTGGAGGTCCGTGGGGTCAGGCTGCTTTGAAAGCGTGGTATTCCCAACACAATTTGAACGCAGCACCTCAAGGAAATCAAGGAACTGGTCAGCAAGGGGTTGCAGCTCAACCGCCCTGGCAACAGCAGCAACAAACGAAACAACCGGGAGCTGGGGCTGCCGCCAAATCTGCACAAAATGAATGGGGTTGGCAGCAACAAGGGCAAGGAAGTCCAAATCCCTCTTATACCAATACAATCGGAGCACAACAGACGACACAGCAAGGGCAATGGGGACAAGAACCAGCCGCTGCTGCAGCTGCTGCAGCTCCTGCGTGGAACCAACCTCCCATTGTAAAGGGACCTCCACCGACAAAGCAGCAATGGAATCAGGCCACAGGTACCAAAACACAAAACTGGAATGCGCCGCAAACGCAAGGTAATCAACAACAATGGTCGACCCCGCCCCCGCaatatcagcagcagcagcaacagcagcagccaACGCagtatcagcagcagcagtCAGCACaatatcagcagcagcagcaacagccaACACAACAACCAACTCAACAATACCAGCAGTGGACGCCTTCACAACAAACACAGCAACAATGGGGAACTCAACAGCAGCCACAACAAAAACCACCACAACAGCAATGGGGTCAACAGCAAGAACCACCACAGCAACCGCCTAAGCAACAGTGGGGACCTCCGGGACAGCAGCAACCCATGCAATACCAGCAAACACCGCCAAAGAATCAGTGGCAGCAACAACCTCAGCCAACCGCAGGCGGACCACAACCAGcgccacaacaacaacaacaatggtcGCCGCCAGACCAGACTGGAAACCAGTGGCAACAGCAACCCCAAACTGTTTATACGCCACAACAGGTTCCACCAAACAATATCGGTCAGTCAACTCCAAAGCAACAACAACCCCAGACCGCTTATACGCCACAGCAGATCCCACCCAGTTATTTCGGCGGCCAGGCACCTCCAAAGCAACAACAGCCACCAAATGCTTATACGCCACAGGAGATTCCACCAAGTAATTACGGTCAGACACCTCCAGAGCAGCCGCCACCGCAGCAACCGGCACAGCCTTACGTCCAACCGACACAGAGCAGCACTCGCTCGGCGAAGAAAGGACCCGCTGCGGAACGACTGCAAAGAATTCAAGCAAAAATAAGCAGCGTTAAACAGCAAATCACCGTGGCTTTGCAAAACCCAGGCAGCGTTTCGCCAGATAAACTAAAGGCTTTACAAGACCAGGTGAACTCACTGAAAGGTGTTCGTGATATTTTGACTGGTAAAGCTAGAAGCCCGTCCTCCTTGAAGACAATCCAGGGGTCGACGATAAGTGCTCGAGCGCAGAAACCTGCCCCACCACAGCAGCAACAGCCACCAtatcaacagcaacaacagccACCATATCAACAGGGGCCAAAGAGACAGTTTAGACAGATGCGACAGGCGCCCACTCCTCCGGCACAGCAAAGTCTTAGCAACAGCAAAGCTATACATCACAGTATGGCTGTTCTTACACGTCCAAACCCCCGCCCGACCGCCTCTGTCATACCCGCAGGCAGGGTGGGGAGACCACAACCGCGACACAATGTGCTGCATAGACGACGAGGTGAACTTGTAGGTCAGCGCAGTCAACATCCGCTAGGGAGACAAAGGAACCGGAACAGAATGTTTGCACGTCCACAGCCCGCGGTCGGAAAAGTTATTTCACCAAAGATAATGGAAACTCTTTATAAGGGCGGCGGTCCGAATACTGGCTCAACACCCGCTCCCATGGAGGGCGACGTACGAATGCTCAACGGTAAACAGTATAAGTTTACGGACGCTGACGGGTATGACGTATTTCAGTGGGTTGTATACACCGGTCCTCCGCCTACCCAGGCACCACCTGCCCCTACAACACAAGTTCAACCGCAAGCTCAAGGTCAAGAGGCCGCTCAGCAAGGTCAAGGACAAGAGATCGCTCCTCACGGTCAAGAGGCCGGCCTACAAGGTCAAGGCCAGGAAGCCGCCCAACAGGGCCAGGAAGTCGCCCAGCAAGGTCAGGAGGCCGTCCCGCAAGGTCAAGAGGCCGGTcaacaaggtcaaggtcaggaAGCTGCTCagcaaggtcaaggtcatccacAGGAACAGGTGCCCCCGTAA